A window of Garra rufa chromosome 16, GarRuf1.0, whole genome shotgun sequence contains these coding sequences:
- the klb gene encoding beta-klotho, which translates to MRLTMFHVFVSLVLILCGATEKVQGKASKLWLQPLNETFLQTGTFPRGFLWGIGTAAFPTEGSWDADGKGESVWDHFTRHTDPSSDSYVQWEEDLKSVRYLGVNFYAFSLSWTRLFPDGNPTANPNPAGVQHYRRLIGRLKELQVEPVLTLFHWDLPQVLQERYGGWLNRSMADVFADYASFCFQTFGAEVRYWITMHNPFLLAVQGYGTGAHAPGVTGDPADPFIAAHNLIRAHAKAWHVYDKHFRPHQRGKVSITLGSHWVEPLHGQATPTNTELCQKAMEAVIGWFAEPIYGSGDYPESLKASNRGVIPEFSVQERLWLKGTADFFSLAFGPETLRVGRGLARFGQTVKLDLRSVLVWVQQMYGDPQVLVAESGWFSDASVGVEDTVAIYLMKRFILQVMQAISVDGVRVFGYTAWSLLDGFEWNHSYSIRRGLFYIDFSKPQRRRLPKTSAHFYRRLVKDNGFPAENTPHTKGRFPCDFQFGVSESVLQVHLRPFSPQFTDPHLYRWNLSGNGALTPVTGVLLHTRPAQCTDFLYIQRHLFLLGVTGSSHYRFALDWTQLAPDGNPAAVDPEKVRFYRCMLVELHRRGFRPVVTLYHPSYRSPSLGLPESLHANGGWRNASTVEAFVKHAAFCFHEFGALVPTWITVNEPNRLTEAYAEDQQTVAHHLLLAHAKAWHIYDKLFRQQQDGSVSLALHADWVEPANPFLDSHKSAQQQFMAFELGRFLDPLIGGGNDGRGSALIGFSNDERAELKGALDFVALNHFTTRLVAPREHAKPPNPEHCCSLMSDVTWPVSHLGQALVPWGLRRMLGWVKNRYGGGLPIIITASGVDDQAVHDDQLRQSYIRSYLQEALKARELDAVDLRGFYIWKLQDHHDLQFGLFSSSAHHSRPKASVGLYRDIIINHGFPSTTDLRPSTCRDADNGTSCELCTRIAENKPLLFFSVCVFISVSMLCALVIISVVRKRRRKRRRTPINVGPQRLRVQQRFPMMRVAHGTGLLRR; encoded by the exons ATGAGGCTCACAATGTTTCATGTCTTTGTGTCTTTAGTGTTGATATTATGTGGAGCAACTGAGAAAGTTCAGGGGAAAGCATCCAAACTGTGGCTGCAGCCATTAAACGAGACGTTCCTGCAGACCGGCACGTTTCCCAGAGGATTTCTGTGGGGCATTGGGACCGCAGCGTTCCCGACCGAAGGATCCTGGGATGCGGATGGGAAGGGCGAGTCGGTGTGGGATCATTTCACCCGTCATACGGATCCCTCCAGCGACAGCTACGTCCAGTGGGAGGAGGATCTGAAGTCGGTTCGGTATCTTGGTGTGAACTTCTATGCTTTTTCTTTATCGTGGACAAGGCTTTTCCCGGATGGAAACCCGACGGCGAATCCCAATCCGGCCGGAGTGCAGCATTACCGCAGGTTGATCGGCAGGTTGAAGGAGCTTCAGGTGGAGCCGGTTCTGACTCTGTTTCACTGGGATTTGCCGCAGGTCCTGCAGGAGCGTTATGGAGGATGGCTGAACCGCAGCATGGCGGATGTCTTCGCTGATTATGCTTCGTTTTGCTTCCAAACGTTCGGTGCAGAGGTTCGGTACTGGATTACGATGCATAACCCGTTTCTCCTGGCCGTTCAGGGGTACGGGACAGGCGCCCACGCTCCCGGAGTGACCGGAGACCCCGCTGATCCCTTCATCGCCGCACACAACCTCATTAGG GCTCATGCTAAAGCGTGGCATGTTTACGACAAACACTTCAGACCCCATCAGCGCGGTAAAGTCTCCATCACGCTCGGCTCCCATTGGGTGGAGCCTCTTCACGGCCAGGCCACGCCCACCAACACAGAGCTCTGTCAGAAGGCCATGGaggctgtgattggctggttcgcCGAGCCCATATATGGAAGTGGAGATTATCCCGAGTCGCTGAAGGCCTCGAACCGCGGCGTAATCCCAGAGTTCAGCGTCCAGGAGCGGCTCTGGCTGAAGGGCACTGCCGATTTCTTCTCTCTGGCCTTTGGGCCCGAGACGCTGAGGGTGGGCCGAGGACTGGCCCGGTTCGGTCAGACGGTGAAGCTGGACTTGAGGAGCGTTCTGGTGTGGGTTCAGCAGATGTACGGTGATCCACAGGTGCTGGTGGCAGAGAGCGGATGGTTTTCTGACGCATCTGTTGGAGTCGAGGACACTGTGGCCATTTATCTGATGAAGAGGTTCATCTTACAAGTCATGCAAG CTATTTCCGTAGACGGAGTGCGTGTGTTTGGATACACGGCCTGGAGTCTGCTGGACGGCTTTGAGTGGAATCACAGTTACAGCATTCGGAGAGGATTATTCTACATCGACTTCAGTAAACCTCAGCGCCGCAGACTCCCAAAGACCAGCGCTCACTTCTACAGACGACTGGTCAAAGACAACGGCTTCCCTGCCGAAAACACGCCACACACCAAGGGACGATTCCCCTGTGACTTCCAGTTTGGTGTGTCAGAATCAGTATTACAG GTGCATCTGCGTCCGTTCTCGCCTCAGTTCACCGATCCGCACCTGTACCGCTGGAACCTCTCGGGCAACGGTGCTCTCACGCCCGTGACGGGTGTCCTGCTTCACACGAGGCCGGCGCAGTGCACGGACTTCCTGTACATTCAGCGGCACCTTTTTCTCCTGGGGGTCACGGGGTCATCACACTATCGCTTCGCTCTGGACTGGACGCAGCTTGCGCCCGATGGCAATCCGGCGGCTGTGGACCCAGAGAAGGTCCGGTTCTACCGGTGCATGTTGGTGGAGCTCCATCGCAGAGGATTCCGTCCAGTCGTGACACTGTATCACCCTAGCTACCGCTCGCCCTCGCTGGGTTTGCCTGAATCGCTACACGCTAACGGTGGATGGAGAAATGCTAGCACTGTGGAGGCATTTGTCAAGCATGCTGCATTCTGCTTTCATGAATTTGGAGCCTTGGTGCCGACGTGGATCACCGTTAACGAGCCGAACCGTTTAACGGAAGCGTACGCCGAGGATCAGCAAACAGTTGCGCATCACTTGCTACTAGCTCACGCGAAAGCGTGGCACATTTACGACAAACTGTTTCGACAGCAACAAGACGGGAGTGTTAGTTTGGCTCTCCATGCTGATTGGGTGGAACCGGCCAATCCGTTTTTAGACTCTCACAAATCCGCCCAGCAACAGTTTATGGCATTCGAACTGGGGCGTTTTCTCGACCCTCTGATTGGTGGAGGGAATGATGGGCGTGGTAGCGCTCTGATTGGCTTCTCTAATGACGAGAGGGCGGAGCTTAAAGGGGCGCTGGATTTTGTCGCTCTTAATCACTTCACGACGCGTTTGGTGGCACCACGGGAACATGCGAAGCCACCAAACCCAGAGCACTGCTGCTCGCTTATGTCAGACGTCACCTGGCCGGTGTCGCACCTGGGACAGGCGCTCGTGCCCTGGGGCCTCCGCAGGATGCTGGGATGGGTGAAGAATCGTTATGGTGGCGGACTTCCTATCATTATCACGGCATCAGGGGTGGACGATCAAGCGGTTCATGATGATCAGCTGAGACAGAGCTATATCAGGAGCTACCTGCAGGAGGCGCTGAAAG CTCGTGAGTTGGACGCCGTCGATCTGAGAGGGTTTTATATCTGGAAGCTTCAGGACCATCATGATCTTCAGTTTGGTCTCTTCAGCTCATCCGCTCATCACTCTCGACCCAAAGCGTCCGTCGGCTTGTACAGGGACATCATCATCAACCACGGCTTTCCATCAACCACCGACCTGCGACCTTCGACCTGCCGGGACGCAGACAACGGGACGAGCTGCGAACTTTGCACACGGATCGCAGAGAACAAACCGCTGCTGTTCTTCAGCGTGTGTGTATTTATCAGTGTTTCCATGCTCTGTGCGCTCGTCATCATCTCTGtggtgaggaagaggaggaggaagaggaggagaacaCCTATTAATGTCGGGCCGCAGAGACTCAGAGTCCAGCAGAGGTTCCCCATGATGAGGGTAGCACATGGAACGGGACTCCTGCGGCGTTAA